GCTTATTGGTCTTCAATCCGTTGTATGATAACTATTATGGATACGATGTGGGCATCAAGCCGCAGCAGCTTCGTCCCTTCCTGACCAAGACCGTTGAAGAGCTGACTGACGCCAATGAAGCGGAGTTTGCCAACCATCCGGCGTATGTGCTTGATGCATGGGTAGCCGGAGGCTATATGAATATGCTGTTTAAAATGAAGTTGCCTATAGACAAAAAGCACCGTGTCAGTTTGGTGAAACGGGCGGATGAACCGGCAATCGGAGAGGACGGTTATATTCATTTGGAGTACCGGTATAATACCTATGGTGATACGACTGATGTATTCAATCCGTATGAAGAGGTGGTTTGTTATAACTTGAATACATTGCCTTTGGATGAAGCTGACGGCATCAAGATGAAAGTCAATTCAGCTATTTACGGAGAACAGACATGGGTGTTCGAAAATATGGAACAGCCAGTGCCTGAAGAGGCGAAAGACATAAGTATGTCATCAGAAGAAAGCGATATCGAATAAGGGCGAGGTTGTTGTTTGTTTTGCGCAGATAAATGTGTTTTGCACATTTGTCTGCGTTTTTATTTGTCGTTTTCTGCAGAAAGTCTATTTTTGTAAAAAAGAAGATGGCTTATGAAAATACTGATAGTAGAAGATGATCAAGACTTGCGGGAAATAACGACCCGTTCATTAGAGAAGGAGCGTTATGTGGTTTCGCAAGCTCCCGATTACCGGACCGCTTTGTTGAAAATAGAAGATTATGATTACGATTGCATACTGTTG
The Phocaeicola salanitronis DSM 18170 genome window above contains:
- a CDS encoding NigD1/NigD2 family lipoprotein is translated as MKKIMKCGLWVCALVLGLFQASCDDGDGYSIGDIAYDWVTVHVQSDGVYTFTGDTWGTMFPAASVVWGYRLSEGTRGLLVFNPLYDNYYGYDVGIKPQQLRPFLTKTVEELTDANEAEFANHPAYVLDAWVAGGYMNMLFKMKLPIDKKHRVSLVKRADEPAIGEDGYIHLEYRYNTYGDTTDVFNPYEEVVCYNLNTLPLDEADGIKMKVNSAIYGEQTWVFENMEQPVPEEAKDISMSSEESDIE